Sequence from the Sphingomonas koreensis genome:
CCCGGTACGGGGAGGTGGCAGCGCACAGCGCCGACGGAGGGGGCCAGCCACAAGCCGATGTGTTTCGCGGCTGGGCCCCCTCCCCGTGTCGGGGAGGATCTAGAAGATCAGCGGCAGCGCACGTTGCCGCGGTCGATCTCGCGTCCGGCGAGCGCGCCGCCCGCGCCGCCGAGCAGCACGCCGAGCAGGTCGCCATTGCCGATCGCCCCGCCAAGGATGCCGCCCAGCGCCGCACCGACCACCAGACCGGTGGTGCCGTCGTTGCGGCGGCAATAATAGCGCCCGTCGCGACCGCGATAGATGCGGTCCTGACGGCTCAGCCGCCGCTCGCGGTAATTGCCGTTACGGTAATTGTCATAGGGATCCCAGCGACGGTCGTTGCTGTCGCCGCGCCAGCGATAGTCCCGGGTCCGATTCCGGTCGCGATCCCGCCAGTCGCGGTCGCGATTCCGGTCGCGCCAGTCGCCGCGGCGTTCATTATATTCGCGGTCGCGCTCGCGCTGGCGTTCTTCCCAGCTCTGCGCATGCGCAGTGCCCGTCAGGGCGGGCGTGGCGAGCGGGACGGTGAGCGACAGCGCGAGAAATGCCGTCAGACCTTTGCGCATGGTGAATCTCCTGAAACTTAGGAGATAGAATCGTATCACATGCGCAATGGTTCCCGAAACGGGCCGGCCAAAAAGCCAGATCGCAGCGATTCAGCGATAGTTGAAGCTGATGCTGATCCGCTCGGCCCTGGCGTTTCCCGCGACGACCTCGTGCCGCAGCCAGCTTTCCCACAGGAAGATCGTGCCCGGTGCGGGCTGCGCATAGACGAAGGTCTGGAGATCGTCCGGCGCGTCGGAGCGGCGGGGCGGGGCGGCCATCATCAGCGGCAGGCGCGGGTCTTCGAGCTTGAGCGTGCCCGCGCCTGGCGGAATCTCGACATAGAGCGTGCCGGAGATGATGCTGTGCGGATGGATATGCCCCGAATGGGTGCCGCCGGGCTTCAGGATATTGACCCACAGGCTGTCGAGCTTCGGCTTGCGGGCAAGATCGAAGGCGCATTCCTCCGCGAACTTCGCCGCATGGCGGTTGAGGTGGCGGACCAGATCGCCGAAGCGCGGATCCCGCGCCGGGAGATCGTCGAGCGAGGCATAGGAGGTGTAGCCGCGATAGCCGTGCGCCCTGGACCAGGCCTGACCCGCACGGTCCTGTGCGGCGAGATCGCGGCATGCATCGCCCAGCTCGGCAAGCAGCGCGTCGTCGGCGAGCGCCGTTTCGGAGAAGCGGGTGGCGAAGAGATTGCGGATCGTCATGCCGTTTTGCACAGCACGGGGGCGGAGCCTGCGCAAGCCGGGAGATGTTGACACCGATGTTGACACGCTCGTCGCAAGCGGCAAACTCGCGCGTCCTGTTTGGGAGGAAGCCCATGAAGCGCATCGCAATTCTGGCGCCGCTGGTGCCGCTGGCGCTGGTTGCGCTTTCGGCCTGTGGCGACAATGGCGCCAGGGAAAAGGCGGCGGCGGAAGCCAAGGCCAAGGCGCAGGAAACGCAGAAGGCGAAGCTGCTTGAGGACGGGCTGGCGCTCAACACGCGCTGCTTTGCCGCGGTGAAATGGCAGCAGCGGCTGCTCGACAGCCCGGTGCCGCGCTCGATCGCGGGCGGGTCGCAGCCGTTTCTCGACTATTATCGCAAGATGATCGCCGACAAGCTGGGCGACCAGGTCGTCGCGGCGGAAGGCGCCAAGCCCGAATTGTCGAAGGCCAATCTCGACGCCTATCTCGACTGGGCAGCGAAGGATCAGGCCGAGAACGTGTTCGCCAAGGGCGACCGCACGCAGAACTACGCCACCGTCACCAACTGCGTTCAAAGCGCGGCCGAGTTCGGGACGGGCACGATGGCGAAGATCAGCCCCGCCGAGCGGCTGGGCAAGATCCAGCAACTGCGCCAGATCATGGACACGACGGGAAGCTGAGCGCGGCCGGCGCAGCCGCCAGTGCGCGGACCATACCAATTGCGGCCTTTCGTTTGCGTCTCCGTCACGCTACCGGAGAACGCACGCAACCCTTGCGGGCAAGGACCGTTCATCTGCGGTACAGGCGCAAACCGCCTAGCAGACGGGCAACTAACAGGAGTCGAAGGATGATTCGCCGTTCCATTCTGATCGCCAGCACCGCCGTGGCGCTGACCGTCGCCGGGTGCGGTGGCAACGACCCGGCTCCGACGCCGACCCCTTCGCCGTCGGCATCGACCAGCCCGTCCCCGACGCCGATCACCTATTCGAAGTTCCCGCTGACTGCGGCCGAAGAGAAGTTCACCGTCAACGCGGCGATGAGCTACACCGGCGACATCGCCGGGCCCGTGACGCTGGGCACCGCAGGCACCGACGCCTTCACGAACCGTGTCCGTCTTGCGCTGCAGGCCGACGTCAGCTCGACCACCACGGCCGACGAAGTCATCCTCGAGAGCAGCGAAGAATCGCGCTTCAAGGGCGCGAACCTGCTCGTCGCCCCCGCCACCACCGTGACCGAATATTCGTATCGCACGAGCGATGCTGCGACGGGCAAGTTCGCTCAGTTCGAGCGGCTCAACAACACGATCAAGGACAAGGTGACGACGGATGTCGCGCTGGGGCGCACCTATGTCAGCTATGCGGCATGGTGGCGCGGTGACAGCACGGCGGGCCAGAAGCGCGTGACCTATGGCACGTTCGGCTACCCGACCGTGCCGAGCGACATGCCGACCACGGGCAATTCCAGCTATATCGCGCGTGTCGCCGGCCGTGTGGTGACCTCGCCCGGCGCCGGTGCGAGCAACATCCAGAAGCTGGGCGGCACCGTGACGCTGCTGCTCAACTACGCCACCGGCCTCGTCAACCTGACGCTCAACCTGACGCGGGAGGACGGCACGGTCTATGGCACCTACACCGGCACTGGCGCGATCGCCTCGGGCAACAACCAGTTCACCGGCAGCTTCGGTCCGGGCAGCCCTGCGGGCGGCACCTTCCAGGGCCTGGCCTATGGTCCGAAGGCGACCGAGGTCGGCATCACCTTCGCGATCACCGGTGCCGACAACCGCGCGGTCGGCGTGGTGATCGGCCGCCAGGGCTGATCTGTCGGAGACTTGAGAACGGAAAGGCCGGGGGCGACCCCGGCCTTTTTCGTTTGGGCGAAGCAGGCCGGTGCCGCCCCGTCAGGGCTCCTGGTGCAGGCGCAGTGCGATGTCGTTCATGAAGCGCGCATCGTCGCCCTTGGCGAGCCATTCCGCCTCGCCCGCAATCGCGCCGAGCAGGTCGGACAGATCCTCGATCTCCGCCTTGCCGTAATTGCCGAGAACATAGCCGGTGACGCGATCCTTGTGCCCGGGATGGCCGATGCCGATGCGGACTCGGCGGAAGTCGGCGCCGGCATGCGCGATCGCGCTGCGGATGCCGTTCTGCCCCGCCGCGCCGCCGCCGCGCTTCACCTTGACCTTGAAGGGCGCGAGATCGAGCTCGTCGTGAAAGACGGTCACGTCCTCGACCGGCAATTTGTAGAAATCCATCGCCGCGCGGATCGCTCGGCCGCTCTCGTTCATATAGGTGGCGGGCTTGAGCAGCAGGATCTTCTGCGCACCGATGCGCCCTTCCTGGACCCAGCCCTGGAACTTCTTCGCCGGCGGCGTGAAGCCGTGCACCTCGGCGATCGCGTCGGCGGCCATGAAGCCCACATTGTGCCGGTTCATCGC
This genomic interval carries:
- a CDS encoding glycine zipper 2TM domain-containing protein, with the protein product MRKGLTAFLALSLTVPLATPALTGTAHAQSWEERQRERDREYNERRGDWRDRNRDRDWRDRDRNRTRDYRWRGDSNDRRWDPYDNYRNGNYRERRLSRQDRIYRGRDGRYYCRRNDGTTGLVVGAALGGILGGAIGNGDLLGVLLGGAGGALAGREIDRGNVRCR
- a CDS encoding TIGR02466 family protein, translated to MTIRNLFATRFSETALADDALLAELGDACRDLAAQDRAGQAWSRAHGYRGYTSYASLDDLPARDPRFGDLVRHLNRHAAKFAEECAFDLARKPKLDSLWVNILKPGGTHSGHIHPHSIISGTLYVEIPPGAGTLKLEDPRLPLMMAAPPRRSDAPDDLQTFVYAQPAPGTIFLWESWLRHEVVAGNARAERISISFNYR
- the pth gene encoding aminoacyl-tRNA hydrolase produces the protein MQLWVGLGNPGPQYAMNRHNVGFMAADAIAEVHGFTPPAKKFQGWVQEGRIGAQKILLLKPATYMNESGRAIRAAMDFYKLPVEDVTVFHDELDLAPFKVKVKRGGGAAGQNGIRSAIAHAGADFRRVRIGIGHPGHKDRVTGYVLGNYGKAEIEDLSDLLGAIAGEAEWLAKGDDARFMNDIALRLHQEP